From a region of the Paraburkholderia hospita genome:
- a CDS encoding transposase, which yields MKQATLEKLQVAARDGQCRLFYFDEAGFCGSPPVQRSWSPRGLPHAIEPNHHCRRNVMGALNFAENSFVHAATSHTVKGPHVEGFLNDLICHGDGRPTVIVLDNASLHYGIDQVTLDRWFIEHKALLFYLPPYSPELNLIEIVWKHFKYHWRRFATWTKGTIDAELEILLNGYGSKFQVNFS from the coding sequence ATGAAACAGGCCACGCTTGAGAAGCTTCAGGTCGCCGCGCGCGATGGCCAGTGTCGCCTGTTCTATTTCGACGAGGCCGGCTTTTGCGGATCACCGCCTGTGCAGCGTAGCTGGTCACCACGTGGACTGCCCCATGCCATTGAGCCCAACCACCATTGTCGACGCAATGTGATGGGCGCACTGAACTTCGCTGAAAACAGTTTCGTCCATGCAGCAACCAGCCATACGGTCAAAGGGCCTCACGTTGAGGGTTTTCTCAATGACCTGATTTGTCACGGCGATGGTAGACCGACCGTGATCGTGCTCGACAATGCGAGCCTTCATTACGGAATCGATCAGGTCACACTGGACCGCTGGTTCATCGAACACAAAGCACTCCTGTTTTATCTGCCGCCGTACAGTCCCGAACTGAATCTCATTGAGATCGTATGGAAGCACTTCAAGTACCACTGGCGGCGATTCGCGACGTGGACGAAAGGAACCATCGATGCGGAGCTGGAAATTCTGCTCAACGGATATGGTTCGAAATTCCAAGTTAATTTTTCGTGA
- a CDS encoding helix-turn-helix domain-containing protein, translated as MKCRVNLVKAEEITLQEMAINHRFKNTRRRATGLLMLARGDKPKVVCEALGVSDQAVYNWAHAWRIGGVCALMGGHNGGRPRALPDDVVAVALEIARAEPLTLAQIAGRVEQAQAQALPCKIETLGEALKRAGFTFKRNRFSLKKSAMNRSSR; from the coding sequence ATGAAATGCCGTGTCAACCTTGTGAAGGCTGAGGAAATCACATTGCAGGAGATGGCGATCAATCACCGGTTCAAGAACACGCGCCGACGCGCCACCGGTCTTTTGATGCTCGCTCGCGGGGATAAGCCAAAGGTCGTTTGTGAAGCCCTCGGTGTGAGCGACCAGGCTGTCTACAACTGGGCTCACGCGTGGCGTATTGGGGGCGTTTGCGCGCTCATGGGCGGTCACAACGGCGGTCGGCCGCGTGCGCTTCCCGATGACGTGGTCGCTGTCGCGCTGGAGATTGCGCGGGCAGAGCCGCTTACCCTGGCCCAGATAGCTGGACGCGTTGAGCAGGCACAAGCCCAGGCGCTGCCCTGCAAGATAGAAACGCTGGGTGAAGCCCTCAAGCGTGCGGGCTTCACTTTCAAGCGCAATCGCTTCTCGCTGAAAAAAAGCGCAATGAATAGGAGTTCGAGATGA
- a CDS encoding glycosyltransferase has translation MTDKLLTDWSTASLGKSTTADMKRTVFYVQPLIAHYRMEVVESLNRLFSVKLFASSAGIESNGFSREKPACEEFVETQISHVFSPGINMQWEVVGRIVRERPAAVLIFADIRYLSLWLALMAGRAMRIPVLIHGQGLYRHEDDVGVIRTLCYRIAVALSTQYICYTDASKRSLESVGCPSGKLIVADNSLTVEHTVDPAEKSGKETGILFLGRLRDDSNVGALIEAVGRLRSEDHQITLHLVGGGKHGAQLKRVYGDRDYVIWYGPVFDESRIAAISRLCRIGCYPGAAGLSVVHMFGLSLPPLVHDELQRHMGPEPGYVEEGSTGFFYPREGGVDALAGTLRRVWTMSPEMMRAASTAAYSKYQQLNSPTLGRKLAEIVRASLKP, from the coding sequence GTGACCGATAAACTGCTTACCGATTGGAGTACTGCGTCGCTGGGCAAGAGCACGACGGCCGACATGAAGCGGACCGTGTTCTACGTGCAGCCGTTGATCGCCCACTACCGGATGGAGGTCGTCGAGTCGCTGAACCGGCTCTTTTCCGTCAAGCTTTTTGCCAGTTCGGCAGGGATCGAATCGAACGGTTTTTCGCGGGAGAAGCCCGCATGCGAGGAGTTCGTCGAAACGCAGATCAGCCACGTCTTTTCGCCGGGCATCAACATGCAGTGGGAGGTCGTCGGAAGAATCGTGCGCGAGCGCCCCGCTGCCGTGCTGATATTCGCGGACATCCGCTATCTGTCGCTCTGGCTCGCGCTGATGGCTGGCCGCGCGATGCGCATTCCCGTCCTGATCCATGGTCAGGGCCTGTACCGGCACGAAGACGACGTCGGCGTGATCCGCACGCTGTGCTACCGGATCGCCGTCGCGCTATCGACGCAATACATCTGCTACACCGACGCGTCCAAGCGTTCACTGGAAAGCGTCGGTTGTCCTTCCGGGAAACTGATCGTGGCCGATAACTCGCTGACCGTCGAACACACCGTCGATCCCGCCGAAAAGTCGGGCAAGGAAACGGGCATCCTGTTCCTTGGGCGGCTGCGCGACGACTCGAACGTCGGCGCGCTGATCGAAGCCGTCGGCCGTCTGCGCAGCGAGGATCATCAGATCACGCTGCATCTGGTCGGCGGCGGCAAGCACGGCGCGCAACTCAAGCGCGTGTACGGCGACCGCGACTATGTCATCTGGTACGGACCCGTGTTCGACGAAAGCCGCATCGCGGCGATCAGCCGGCTTTGCCGCATCGGCTGCTATCCTGGGGCAGCGGGTCTGAGCGTGGTCCACATGTTCGGGTTGAGCCTGCCGCCGCTCGTTCACGACGAGCTACAGCGGCATATGGGCCCCGAGCCGGGCTATGTCGAAGAAGGCAGCACGGGGTTCTTCTATCCGCGCGAAGGCGGCGTCGATGCGCTCGCGGGTACGCTGCGACGCGTGTGGACGATGTCGCCCGAAATGATGCGCGCGGCGAGCACCGCAGCCTATTCGAAGTATCAGCAGCTGAATTCGCCGACCCTCGGAAGAAAGCTGGCCGAGATCGTTCGCGCGTCGCTGAAGCCTTGA
- a CDS encoding glycosyltransferase, which translates to MRILHLVLEPRLSGAEVLAKDLAIHQQRDGSVVGLTALMPERPDFAPFTRELASHGVACVFPAKRASLPGKLMHLAGVLRRFRPDVVFAHATIPAFYARALPSKVPVIYVMHSAVNDFERKLFRNVERVLSSRARAVIGVSPANVRDYTDCVGSHPLLTMIPNGVDMSRFAFDDRPRTGDTPPQIVQIGRYTSVKNQLQTVHAFREVAAQVTDVRLQLYGVVEDPAYLAAIQDLVKKLGLESRVSVDGPHTDVSGVLRASTVFAMPSRSEGHSIAFLEALASGIPVVASTITPFQFAETLPCVQLVDTDDTAAYAAALLGALAQPKVPRSLAGLTLQDTAQRYLAVAQQVIGARA; encoded by the coding sequence ATGCGGATACTTCATCTCGTGCTGGAGCCGCGTCTGTCGGGCGCGGAAGTGCTGGCGAAGGATCTCGCGATACATCAGCAGCGCGACGGCAGTGTGGTCGGCTTGACGGCGCTGATGCCCGAGCGGCCCGACTTTGCGCCGTTCACGCGCGAGCTGGCGAGTCACGGCGTCGCGTGCGTGTTCCCCGCGAAGCGCGCGAGCCTGCCGGGCAAGCTGATGCATCTGGCGGGCGTGCTGCGGCGCTTTCGGCCCGACGTCGTGTTCGCGCACGCGACGATCCCGGCGTTCTATGCGCGCGCGCTGCCTAGCAAGGTGCCCGTGATCTACGTGATGCATTCCGCCGTCAACGATTTCGAGCGCAAGCTGTTTCGCAATGTCGAGCGCGTGCTGTCGTCGCGGGCGAGGGCGGTGATCGGCGTGTCGCCCGCGAACGTGCGGGACTATACGGACTGCGTCGGCTCGCATCCGCTGTTGACGATGATCCCGAACGGCGTCGACATGTCACGCTTTGCATTCGACGACCGGCCGCGCACGGGCGATACGCCGCCGCAGATCGTGCAGATCGGCCGGTACACGTCGGTGAAGAACCAGCTGCAGACGGTGCATGCGTTTCGCGAGGTCGCGGCGCAGGTGACGGATGTGCGGCTGCAGTTGTACGGCGTGGTCGAGGACCCGGCCTATCTGGCCGCGATCCAGGATCTGGTGAAGAAGCTCGGGCTCGAAAGCCGGGTGAGCGTGGATGGTCCGCATACGGACGTGAGCGGCGTGCTGCGCGCGTCGACCGTGTTCGCGATGCCCTCGCGTTCGGAAGGGCACAGCATTGCGTTTCTGGAGGCGCTGGCGTCGGGGATTCCGGTCGTCGCGAGCACGATCACGCCGTTCCAGTTCGCGGAGACGCTGCCCTGCGTGCAACTCGTCGATACCGACGATACGGCCGCGTATGCCGCCGCGCTGCTGGGCGCGCTGGCGCAGCCTAAGGTGCCGAGGTCGCTGGCGGGCTTGACGTTGCAGGATACGGCGCAGCGCTATCTGGCCGTGGCGCAGCAGGTGATCGGCGCGCGGGCTTAG
- a CDS encoding oligosaccharide flippase family protein, with protein sequence MRTMRLPAFSFRAGLGSSAATWVLLQQVLMRGLVAVKFLAIGRILGPEAIGSVSVALLAVAIAEAMSDTGLSQAVIQGQAAPTRDELGSVWTTLATRGLIIGVALVAIAPLMNSQFHLGGALLLLQLAALLPLLRGIASPAYYVVQRERRFQHVAVIEVSAAFVDCCCGLALALAGAGAYSVLLGMIVGESLKTTLTWITMTPRPPIRLRWSGIGHYIGFSRWIWAGSVVNLILNQFDKVVVGKLLGPTQLGAYQMSSRLAQMLLADAAIAMSQYLFPTFAARHRADPHAAARLFRRYIGVIALGLVAVVLVLRLAAHWLFALILGPAWLPAVPLFRIFVINMAIGALIAVLVSYLRAVGDAKATTQASVIQVFVLVACVPPATHYWGVTGIAWAMTVGLSSAAAWMTYRTARVM encoded by the coding sequence TTGCGGACGATGAGGCTACCGGCGTTTTCGTTCAGGGCAGGCCTGGGTTCGAGCGCAGCGACATGGGTGCTGTTGCAGCAGGTGTTGATGCGCGGGCTCGTTGCCGTCAAATTTCTCGCGATCGGCCGTATCCTCGGGCCGGAGGCGATCGGCAGCGTGAGCGTCGCGCTGCTCGCCGTCGCGATTGCGGAAGCCATGTCGGATACGGGCCTGTCGCAGGCGGTGATCCAGGGGCAGGCCGCGCCGACCCGAGATGAACTTGGCTCCGTCTGGACTACGCTAGCGACGCGCGGCCTGATCATCGGCGTGGCGCTCGTCGCGATCGCGCCGCTGATGAACAGCCAGTTCCATCTCGGCGGCGCGCTGCTGCTGTTACAGCTCGCCGCGCTGTTGCCGCTGTTGCGCGGCATCGCGTCGCCTGCGTATTACGTCGTGCAACGCGAGCGGCGCTTCCAGCACGTCGCGGTGATCGAGGTGTCGGCGGCATTCGTCGACTGCTGTTGCGGGCTGGCGCTCGCGCTGGCGGGCGCGGGTGCGTACTCGGTGCTGCTTGGGATGATCGTCGGCGAGTCGCTGAAGACGACGCTCACCTGGATCACGATGACGCCGCGTCCGCCTATCCGCCTGCGCTGGTCCGGCATCGGCCACTACATTGGTTTTAGCCGCTGGATCTGGGCGGGCAGCGTCGTCAATCTGATCCTCAACCAGTTCGATAAAGTGGTGGTCGGCAAGCTGCTCGGGCCCACGCAACTCGGCGCGTATCAGATGTCGTCGCGGCTCGCGCAGATGCTGCTCGCCGATGCCGCGATCGCGATGTCGCAGTACCTGTTTCCGACCTTCGCCGCGCGCCATCGCGCCGATCCGCATGCAGCCGCACGGCTTTTCAGGCGCTATATCGGCGTGATCGCGCTGGGGCTGGTGGCGGTCGTGCTCGTGCTGCGGCTCGCGGCGCACTGGCTCTTCGCGCTGATACTCGGCCCGGCCTGGCTACCCGCCGTGCCGCTCTTCAGGATCTTTGTGATCAACATGGCGATCGGCGCGCTGATCGCGGTCCTGGTGTCGTATCTGCGGGCCGTCGGCGACGCAAAGGCGACGACGCAGGCGTCGGTGATCCAGGTGTTCGTGCTGGTCGCCTGCGTGCCGCCCGCGACGCATTACTGGGGCGTCACGGGTATTGCATGGGCGATGACGGTCGGCCTGAGTTCGGCGGCTGCGTGGATGACGTATCGCACGGCGAGGGTGATGTGA
- a CDS encoding glycosyltransferase encodes MERATHLVSVEAPIADAARLGYVVIIEPNFTGHRWRYVEWIAQACLEAGYPVLVVTENSNEDHRLASEIMSARREDLQIAFVDTESQRHSRGLKRVSYARFHAYFKLAYDSVKRAERVRLVVVPYVDYFFHALPLLGSPFGRTPWIAITMRATFHHRKVGVHTPGRPLVNTLKSLMFRRAVHTRGLRTLLSIDPTLPEWVGRSKPKHGASVEYVADPFPDANAEDPLVARERLGLDPAGRYLLVYGSISERKGICELAEALAGMKEDAPTLLLAGEQDQEVRGFMRAFIPILKPAPVILDQFVSNEMERDLFSACDVVWLGYKGHYGMSGVLVQAYRFDKPVVATSDGLIGWFCRGGQLGPCLDDLSAASITQALGEVAVQWQRGEKHQRPLDHLLARNTLGQFKETLRQTITTALETRV; translated from the coding sequence ATGGAACGCGCAACCCATCTCGTGTCCGTTGAAGCCCCCATCGCCGATGCTGCGAGACTCGGCTATGTCGTCATCATCGAGCCCAATTTCACCGGGCATCGGTGGCGCTATGTCGAGTGGATCGCACAGGCCTGCCTCGAAGCCGGCTATCCTGTTCTCGTCGTGACCGAGAACTCGAACGAAGACCATCGCCTCGCCAGCGAGATCATGTCGGCAAGGCGCGAGGACCTGCAGATCGCGTTCGTCGACACGGAAAGCCAGCGTCACAGCCGCGGCCTGAAGCGCGTCAGCTACGCGCGGTTTCATGCGTATTTCAAGCTCGCCTACGACTCCGTCAAACGCGCGGAACGCGTGCGTCTTGTCGTCGTTCCGTATGTCGATTACTTCTTTCACGCGCTGCCGCTGCTCGGCTCGCCGTTCGGCAGGACGCCGTGGATCGCGATCACGATGCGCGCGACGTTCCATCATCGCAAGGTCGGTGTGCACACACCGGGACGGCCGCTCGTCAATACGCTGAAGTCGCTGATGTTTCGCCGCGCCGTCCATACGAGAGGGCTGCGCACGCTGCTGTCGATCGATCCGACACTGCCCGAATGGGTCGGCCGCTCGAAGCCGAAACATGGCGCATCCGTCGAATACGTCGCCGATCCGTTCCCCGATGCGAACGCCGAAGATCCCCTCGTCGCGCGCGAGCGTCTCGGGCTTGATCCCGCTGGCCGCTATCTGCTCGTCTACGGCTCGATCAGCGAACGCAAGGGCATCTGCGAACTCGCCGAAGCGCTCGCGGGCATGAAGGAGGACGCGCCGACGCTCCTGCTCGCCGGCGAACAGGACCAGGAAGTGCGCGGCTTCATGCGCGCTTTCATTCCGATCCTGAAGCCCGCGCCCGTGATACTCGACCAGTTCGTTTCGAACGAGATGGAGCGCGACCTGTTCTCCGCATGCGACGTCGTCTGGCTCGGCTACAAAGGCCACTACGGGATGAGCGGTGTGCTCGTGCAGGCCTATCGCTTCGACAAGCCCGTTGTCGCGACGAGCGACGGGCTAATCGGCTGGTTCTGCCGCGGCGGGCAACTCGGGCCGTGCCTCGACGACCTGTCGGCAGCATCGATCACGCAAGCGCTCGGCGAAGTTGCCGTGCAATGGCAACGCGGCGAAAAGCACCAACGTCCGCTCGATCATCTGCTCGCGCGCAACACGCTCGGTCAATTCAAGGAAACGCTGCGCCAGACGATCACGACCGCTCTCGAAACGCGCGTCTGA
- a CDS encoding acyltransferase family protein, translated as MSFTGTLTWLDRIGSRCVERTRANASGSPAAHAVGHAATHVSSVTTAASASVTKAAAHDEARVAALDAGRALAIVGVILVHLALFMPALPTWLQGVSDMGQYGVQLFFVISAVTIMLTLEEETKRFGDDRSLIARRFYVKRFFRIAPLYYVAIAVYSLGNHLAGRFDTQVTAAHGVSDVVANLVFIHAWVPSAVNTVVPGGWSIGVEMCFYLFAPLIFIATRTRRGLWRTSMALLVISAVALTAGACAADSCTVENNSFLYYWPPTQLPCFVIGFVLARYGKRLLLRDGMKLSIFGIACTLAACAVLLALLYATGSGLGLAHWLAPTVAACAAAALLLLLAQLPRRYPGARIVAAFGQNSYGLYIWSFVVILVVRVALKTPLDTLDHRVPVLGFAIAAVFACWSSYVAARISATRIERPCAQWARQVLLPRVARVKRIERVSSETSD; from the coding sequence GTGAGCTTCACAGGAACGCTGACATGGCTTGATCGCATCGGTAGCCGCTGCGTGGAGCGGACCCGCGCGAACGCGTCGGGGTCGCCCGCTGCTCATGCGGTCGGACATGCCGCTACGCACGTCTCGTCGGTCACCACGGCAGCGAGTGCGTCCGTCACGAAGGCTGCGGCGCACGACGAAGCTCGCGTCGCCGCGCTCGATGCCGGCCGCGCGCTCGCCATCGTCGGCGTGATTCTCGTGCATCTGGCGCTCTTCATGCCCGCGCTGCCTACGTGGCTGCAGGGCGTGTCGGATATGGGGCAATACGGCGTGCAGCTGTTCTTCGTCATCAGCGCCGTGACGATCATGCTGACACTCGAAGAAGAAACGAAGCGCTTCGGCGACGACCGCTCGCTGATCGCGCGGCGCTTCTACGTCAAGCGCTTCTTTCGCATCGCGCCGCTGTATTACGTCGCGATTGCCGTGTATTCGCTCGGCAATCATCTGGCGGGACGCTTCGATACGCAGGTGACGGCGGCACATGGTGTTAGCGACGTCGTGGCGAATCTCGTCTTCATCCACGCGTGGGTGCCGAGCGCCGTCAATACGGTGGTGCCGGGCGGCTGGTCGATTGGCGTGGAGATGTGCTTCTATCTGTTCGCGCCGCTCATCTTCATCGCGACGCGCACGCGGCGCGGCCTGTGGCGTACGTCGATGGCGCTGCTGGTGATCAGCGCCGTCGCGCTGACGGCGGGCGCCTGCGCCGCTGACAGCTGCACCGTCGAGAACAATTCGTTCCTCTACTACTGGCCGCCGACGCAACTGCCATGCTTCGTCATCGGCTTCGTGCTCGCGCGCTACGGCAAGCGGCTTCTGTTACGCGACGGCATGAAGCTGTCGATATTCGGCATCGCGTGCACGCTCGCCGCCTGTGCAGTCCTGCTCGCATTGCTGTACGCGACGGGTTCGGGGCTTGGCCTCGCGCACTGGCTCGCGCCGACGGTCGCCGCGTGCGCAGCGGCCGCGCTGTTGCTGCTGCTCGCGCAACTGCCGCGCCGGTATCCGGGCGCGCGGATCGTTGCCGCGTTCGGGCAGAACAGCTACGGGTTGTACATCTGGAGCTTCGTCGTGATCCTGGTCGTGCGCGTTGCGTTGAAGACGCCGCTCGATACACTCGATCACCGCGTGCCCGTGCTCGGCTTCGCGATTGCCGCCGTGTTCGCGTGTTGGTCGAGCTATGTGGCCGCGCGGATCAGCGCGACGCGCATTGAGCGGCCTTGCGCGCAATGGGCGCGTCAGGTGCTGCTGCCGCGGGTCGCGCGCGTGAAACGGATCGAGCGGGTGAGTAGCGAAACGTCGGATTGA
- a CDS encoding acyltransferase family protein: MKLFGSAQSMMRGRSVELDFVRGIAIIAVMGYHFHVNQTGSALISIIEYPLKNFGREGVNLFFTLSGFLVGGLLLRQYAEKGHVDARRFIVRRMFKIWPAYYVLILFHSVAGRHPLDTFLWQNLTHLQNYFGTSIAQTWSLAVEEHFYLFLPALLLLFARWKMRAGSIISVLGGICVIVLIARCLEVAGGDLQAAFFYTQYRIDSLLYGVILAAIYWMKPDVYQGIAKRTGWLLAVVGVLVAWLALATKHEPLDESIGYTIQAIGFCAFIVLMLEHSGKVRDSRVYRAVAWLGVYSYGIYLWHSLALAPGDIVIRKATALGLPPAAIWFVALAAQAAVAIIAGYVMTRAVEYPFLRLRNALFPAKRNASVREEMPVGGQLS; this comes from the coding sequence ATGAAGCTATTCGGCAGCGCGCAATCGATGATGCGAGGCAGGTCGGTCGAACTCGACTTCGTGCGCGGCATCGCGATCATCGCGGTGATGGGCTACCACTTTCATGTGAATCAGACGGGCAGCGCGCTGATCTCGATCATTGAGTATCCGCTGAAGAACTTCGGCCGCGAGGGCGTGAATCTGTTCTTCACGCTGAGCGGCTTTCTCGTCGGTGGGCTGCTGCTGCGGCAATACGCGGAGAAGGGCCACGTCGATGCGCGCCGCTTTATCGTGCGGCGGATGTTCAAGATCTGGCCCGCTTACTACGTGCTGATCCTGTTTCATTCGGTCGCTGGCCGGCATCCGCTGGACACGTTCCTCTGGCAGAACCTGACGCATTTGCAAAACTACTTTGGCACGTCGATCGCGCAGACGTGGAGCCTCGCCGTCGAAGAGCACTTCTATCTCTTTCTGCCCGCCTTGCTGCTGCTGTTCGCGCGCTGGAAGATGCGCGCCGGCTCGATCATCAGCGTGCTGGGCGGGATCTGCGTGATCGTGCTGATCGCGCGTTGCCTCGAAGTGGCGGGCGGCGATTTGCAGGCCGCGTTCTTCTATACGCAGTACCGGATCGACAGTTTGCTGTACGGCGTGATTCTCGCCGCGATCTACTGGATGAAGCCCGATGTCTATCAAGGCATCGCGAAGCGTACCGGCTGGCTGCTGGCCGTCGTGGGCGTGCTGGTCGCATGGCTGGCGCTCGCGACAAAGCACGAGCCGCTCGACGAAAGCATCGGCTATACGATTCAGGCAATCGGCTTTTGCGCGTTCATCGTGCTGATGCTCGAACACTCGGGCAAGGTGCGCGATTCGCGCGTGTACCGCGCGGTTGCGTGGCTCGGCGTGTACTCGTACGGCATCTACCTGTGGCATTCCCTCGCGCTCGCGCCCGGCGACATCGTAATCCGCAAGGCAACGGCGCTTGGCTTGCCGCCCGCCGCGATCTGGTTCGTCGCGCTGGCCGCGCAGGCTGCCGTCGCGATCATCGCGGGCTATGTGATGACGCGCGCCGTCGAGTACCCGTTCCTGCGGCTGCGCAATGCGCTGTTCCCGGCTAAACGCAACGCGTCGGTGCGCGAGGAAATGCCCGTCGGCGGGCAGCTGTCCTGA
- a CDS encoding O-antigen ligase family protein, translating into MRNKYATLWIWMCLCPLALDYKAPDADSGHAAQILLVAPTFAAALALIFIAPRFREASPLRRFVTLCLVLSVPGSLIAQFVQDNDFGNYLRVVLPFLLFLLGYAMACHPWAENRIGQIEKALFWANLICLVFTFVFGIATGGGMGGIADVRFRIVSVTLLGLQGVLLHEFVLARRFSPFMLAVFLGTVLVELLSVTRSLLVGTVLLFMMAAWMSAPSLRYLLRSAIRTFIVSIVLGAMGALAILSMPTVSEHWMQRFTAASNTQTGKDPTTITRLAEIKDQFDQVTSSTQSLLLGEGYGHYYRYSPQYLPDLAGQISEKDFYAIREWAAGHNFWIYQLFAGGLLFGLALPLAVLVTLAHCALAYRRWRAKSPGAPLLPVFGRSILLLAALPAQSIGGNPLGPRFSGLVFGVALGLTVATYCRLHRQLDAKARLKVEPVTPPPSARATAVAQKPPTQPPVQPPRPAPFASAAARGALKDATGSEPYDADRTRDLRQRGMPASA; encoded by the coding sequence ATGCGCAACAAGTACGCTACGTTGTGGATCTGGATGTGCTTGTGTCCACTCGCGCTCGACTACAAGGCACCGGACGCGGATTCGGGCCACGCCGCGCAGATCCTGCTCGTCGCGCCGACTTTCGCTGCCGCGCTCGCGCTGATTTTCATCGCGCCGCGTTTTCGCGAAGCGTCTCCGTTGCGCCGGTTCGTCACGCTTTGCCTCGTGCTGAGCGTGCCCGGCAGCCTGATCGCGCAATTCGTGCAAGACAACGATTTCGGCAACTATCTGCGCGTCGTGTTGCCGTTTCTGCTGTTTCTGCTCGGCTACGCGATGGCCTGCCATCCTTGGGCTGAAAACCGCATCGGGCAGATCGAAAAGGCCCTCTTCTGGGCGAACCTTATCTGTCTGGTCTTCACGTTCGTGTTCGGCATTGCGACGGGCGGCGGAATGGGCGGCATCGCCGACGTGCGCTTTCGTATCGTCTCGGTGACGCTGCTCGGGCTGCAAGGCGTGCTGCTGCACGAATTCGTGCTCGCGCGGCGCTTTTCGCCGTTCATGCTCGCGGTGTTTCTCGGCACGGTGCTCGTCGAACTGTTGAGCGTGACGCGCAGTCTGCTGGTCGGCACGGTGCTGCTGTTCATGATGGCCGCGTGGATGAGCGCGCCGTCGCTGCGTTACCTGCTGCGCTCCGCCATACGTACGTTTATCGTGAGTATCGTGCTCGGCGCGATGGGCGCGCTCGCCATACTGAGCATGCCGACCGTCAGCGAGCACTGGATGCAGCGCTTCACGGCCGCCTCCAATACGCAGACGGGCAAAGACCCGACGACGATCACGCGTCTTGCCGAAATCAAGGACCAGTTCGACCAGGTCACGTCGTCGACGCAATCGCTGCTGCTCGGCGAGGGCTACGGCCATTACTACCGCTATTCGCCGCAATATCTGCCTGATCTCGCGGGACAGATCAGTGAGAAGGATTTCTACGCGATCCGCGAATGGGCGGCGGGCCACAACTTCTGGATCTATCAGCTGTTCGCGGGCGGCCTGCTGTTTGGCCTCGCGCTGCCGCTCGCGGTACTGGTGACGCTGGCGCACTGCGCGCTCGCTTACCGACGATGGCGCGCGAAAAGCCCCGGTGCGCCACTTTTGCCCGTGTTCGGCCGCTCGATCCTGCTGCTCGCCGCGCTGCCTGCCCAGTCGATCGGCGGCAATCCACTCGGGCCGCGTTTCTCGGGACTCGTATTCGGCGTCGCGCTCGGTTTGACGGTCGCGACGTATTGCCGTTTGCATCGACAACTGGACGCAAAGGCGCGCTTGAAAGTCGAGCCTGTGACGCCGCCGCCATCGGCGCGCGCGACAGCCGTCGCGCAGAAACCGCCGACGCAACCGCCCGTCCAGCCGCCCCGCCCCGCACCATTCGCGTCGGCTGCCGCGCGAGGCGCGCTGAAAGACGCTACAGGGTCAGAACCGTACGACGCAGACCGCACGCGCGATCTGCGTCAGCGAGGCATGCCGGCGTCCGCGTGA